From Pseudomonas sp. CCI4.2, one genomic window encodes:
- a CDS encoding alpha/beta hydrolase codes for MSQQVFFAHANGFPSATYGKLFAALAPDFVVSHLQQHAHDPRFPVDDNWLNLVDELIYHLRLQPEPVWGVGHSLGGVLHFHAALRCPELYRGVVMLDSPVLTLADQLMIRAAKRFGFIDRITPAGRTLGRREAFADMDAARHYFSGKTLFRRFDPECFDAYLLHGLRQDGEHLRLSFDPATEISIYRSVPHTSPGRAQQLQVPLAVVRGKHSRVVMRHHARSVKHLPLGESLSMPGGHMFPLERPQETADLLKQVFARWNMALTERISA; via the coding sequence ATGTCGCAACAGGTGTTTTTCGCTCACGCCAACGGCTTTCCGTCGGCCACCTACGGCAAGTTGTTTGCTGCCTTGGCGCCGGATTTCGTCGTTTCACATTTGCAGCAGCACGCCCATGATCCGCGATTTCCGGTGGATGACAACTGGCTGAATTTAGTCGATGAGCTGATTTATCACCTGCGTCTACAGCCCGAGCCGGTCTGGGGCGTGGGGCACTCGTTGGGCGGCGTGCTGCATTTTCATGCAGCGCTGCGCTGTCCGGAGCTGTATCGCGGGGTGGTGATGCTTGACTCACCGGTACTCACATTGGCCGATCAACTGATGATCCGCGCGGCCAAGCGCTTTGGCTTTATTGATCGCATTACCCCGGCGGGCCGCACCTTGGGACGTCGGGAAGCGTTTGCTGACATGGACGCCGCCCGCCACTACTTTTCCGGCAAAACCCTGTTTCGGCGTTTTGATCCAGAATGCTTCGATGCCTACTTGCTGCACGGTTTGCGGCAAGACGGAGAGCACTTGCGCTTGAGCTTCGACCCGGCCACGGAAATCAGCATCTACCGCAGCGTTCCGCACACCAGCCCCGGTCGCGCTCAACAGTTGCAAGTACCGCTGGCCGTGGTTCGCGGCAAGCACAGCCGAGTGGTCATGCGTCATCACGCCCGTTCGGTAAAACACCTGCCGCTGGGTGAGTCGTTATCTATGCCCGGAGGTCACATGTTTCCCCTGGAACGTCCGCAAGAAACCGCCGACCTGCTCAAGCAGGTATTTGCTCGCTGGAACATGGCGCTCACCGAGAGAATCAGCGCATGA
- a CDS encoding alpha/beta hydrolase → MSMPVEEVRLRLPHIELAAHLFGPEDGQPVIALHGWLDNANSFARLAPQLKGLRIVALDLAGHGHSDHRPVGSGYTLWDYAHDVLQVAEQLGWQRFSLLGHSLGAIISVVLAGALPERVTRLALIDGVIPPTGEADSTAERMGMALQAKLNLSAKHKPVYPDLNSAVEARMKGVVAVSREAAELLAQRGLMPVAGGYTWRSDSRLTLASPMRLTRDQAMAFVKRVSCPTQLVVAGQGMLAQHPELLSQLPFEVTTLEGGHHLHLNDEEGARSVADCFNRFYAVP, encoded by the coding sequence ATGAGTATGCCGGTCGAAGAAGTTCGCCTGAGGTTGCCGCACATCGAATTGGCCGCCCACCTGTTCGGGCCGGAAGACGGTCAACCGGTGATCGCCCTGCACGGTTGGCTGGACAACGCCAACAGCTTCGCGCGCCTGGCGCCACAACTTAAAGGGCTACGGATTGTCGCCTTGGACCTGGCCGGACACGGGCACTCGGACCATCGCCCAGTGGGTTCCGGTTATACCTTGTGGGACTACGCCCATGACGTGTTGCAGGTGGCTGAACAACTGGGCTGGCAGCGCTTTTCTTTGCTGGGGCATTCGTTGGGCGCGATTATTTCAGTGGTGCTGGCCGGTGCGCTGCCCGAGCGGGTTACGCGTCTGGCCTTGATCGACGGCGTGATTCCGCCCACTGGCGAAGCGGATAGTACCGCAGAGCGGATGGGCATGGCATTGCAGGCGAAGTTGAACCTGTCTGCCAAACACAAGCCGGTCTACCCTGACCTGAACAGTGCAGTGGAAGCCCGGATGAAAGGCGTGGTGGCCGTGAGCCGTGAAGCGGCTGAATTGCTCGCCCAACGTGGCTTGATGCCGGTAGCCGGTGGTTATACCTGGCGCAGTGACAGCCGCTTGACCCTGGCGTCACCCATGCGCTTGACCCGAGATCAGGCGATGGCCTTCGTTAAACGCGTCAGTTGTCCGACGCAGTTGGTGGTGGCCGGGCAGGGCATGCTGGCGCAACATCCGGAGTTATTGTCGCAACTGCCTTTTGAAGTCACGACCCTGGAGGGCGGTCATCACCTGCACCTGAATGACGAAGAGGGCGCACGCTCTGTTGCAGACTGTTTCAATCGCTTTTACGCCGTTCCTTGA
- a CDS encoding DUF4892 domain-containing protein, which translates to MRLLSVLSVSISSSLLSTLLFAADVPGSHDLDVVPRVLDAEIVDYRPPVDLERIYPLGSIRKISGQLRFDGQVSAKGSATSVTYELPTEHTSDEAFTIAREALQKQGAELLFWCQARDCGESSLWANEVFGNSKLYGADDQQAYLLLRLAAPKNDTLVALYGITRGNRRAYLHVEQFDSAAPLGDLLPTSATLLRQLKSTGKLEFPKLTGDPQDTWTTLISRALNLDSTVRVTVSGANAEAWRQALITKSVRAARLETGSADKPGLVVELIR; encoded by the coding sequence ATGCGTTTACTGAGTGTTCTCAGCGTGTCGATCAGCAGTTCGTTGCTAAGTACCCTGCTCTTTGCCGCCGATGTTCCCGGCAGCCATGACCTGGATGTGGTGCCACGGGTGTTGGACGCCGAAATTGTCGACTACCGCCCGCCGGTGGACCTGGAGCGAATTTACCCGTTAGGTTCTATCCGCAAAATCAGTGGCCAGTTGCGCTTTGACGGCCAAGTCAGCGCCAAAGGCAGCGCCACTTCTGTGACCTACGAGCTGCCCACCGAACACACCTCGGATGAGGCTTTTACCATCGCTCGGGAAGCGCTGCAAAAGCAGGGCGCCGAGCTGTTGTTCTGGTGCCAGGCTCGGGACTGTGGTGAAAGCAGCTTGTGGGCCAACGAAGTGTTCGGTAACTCCAAACTGTACGGCGCCGATGACCAGCAGGCCTATTTGCTGCTTCGTCTGGCGGCCCCGAAGAACGACACATTGGTGGCGTTGTATGGCATTACCCGTGGCAATCGTCGAGCCTATTTGCACGTCGAACAGTTTGATTCCGCCGCACCGCTGGGTGATCTACTGCCCACCTCGGCGACCTTGCTGCGTCAGTTGAAAAGCACCGGGAAACTGGAGTTTCCGAAGCTGACTGGCGACCCGCAGGACACCTGGACGACCTTGATTTCCCGTGCGCTCAATCTGGACAGCACGGTGCGGGTCACGGTATCCGGGGCGAATGCCGAAGCTTGGCGTCAGGCGTTGATCACCAAAAGCGTGCGCGCGGCACGTCTTGAAACCGGCAGTGCTGACAAGCCGGGCCTGGTTGTCGAGCTTATTCGCTGA
- a CDS encoding AI-2E family transporter: protein MLNNDRLLVQILLLALLGACLWVMAPFWSALFWGAVLAFASWPMMRVLTRWLHGRESLAAGVLTLIWMLLVAAPLVWLGFNLADHVRDATLFIKDVQVDGLPEPPVWLAGVPIVGERLVGYWNTIDEQGAAAMIAIKPYLGQVGNWLLARSAQIGGGILETTLSLVFVFFFYRDGPRLAAFVLSLLERLIGDRAHYYLDLVAGTVQRVVNGVIGTAAAQAVLAFIGFLIAGVPGAMALGIGTFLLSLVPMGPPLLWVPATAWLAWTGQYGMAIFLGIWGTFIISGVDNVLKPYLISRGGNLPLVIVLLGVFGGLLAFGFIGLFIGPTLLAVAYSLLIDWTASKNQRPDTPTVL from the coding sequence ATGCTCAATAATGATCGCCTGCTGGTGCAGATTCTGCTCCTGGCGCTACTGGGTGCGTGTCTCTGGGTCATGGCGCCGTTTTGGTCGGCGCTGTTTTGGGGCGCGGTGTTGGCGTTCGCCAGTTGGCCGATGATGCGCGTGCTGACGCGCTGGCTTCACGGGCGCGAGTCGCTGGCGGCCGGCGTGTTGACCCTGATCTGGATGTTGCTGGTGGCAGCGCCTTTGGTCTGGCTAGGGTTTAACCTGGCAGACCACGTGCGGGATGCGACCCTGTTCATCAAGGACGTTCAGGTCGATGGCCTGCCCGAGCCGCCCGTGTGGTTGGCCGGGGTGCCGATTGTTGGGGAGCGGTTGGTGGGTTACTGGAACACCATTGACGAGCAGGGCGCTGCGGCGATGATCGCGATCAAGCCTTACTTGGGCCAGGTCGGGAACTGGTTGTTGGCGCGCAGTGCGCAGATTGGAGGCGGGATTCTCGAAACTACCTTGAGCCTGGTATTCGTGTTTTTCTTCTACCGCGACGGCCCAAGGTTGGCGGCGTTTGTCCTCAGCCTGTTGGAGCGTTTGATTGGCGACCGAGCCCATTATTATCTGGACTTGGTGGCCGGTACGGTTCAGCGAGTGGTGAATGGGGTCATCGGTACAGCGGCGGCCCAAGCGGTGTTGGCGTTTATCGGGTTTTTGATTGCCGGCGTTCCGGGCGCAATGGCGCTGGGGATTGGCACCTTCTTGCTCAGTCTGGTGCCGATGGGCCCACCGCTGCTCTGGGTTCCCGCCACGGCGTGGCTGGCCTGGACAGGCCAATACGGCATGGCGATCTTTCTCGGCATTTGGGGCACGTTCATCATCAGTGGCGTCGACAACGTGCTTAAGCCTTACCTGATCAGTCGGGGCGGCAATTTGCCGTTGGTGATTGTGTTACTGGGGGTATTTGGCGGCTTGCTGGCGTTCGGGTTTATTGGCTTGTTCATCGGTCCGACGTTATTGGCGGTGGCCTACAGCCTGTTGATCGACTGGACCGCTTCAAAAAACCAACGTCCTGACACTCCAACCGTCCTCTGA
- the xopAW gene encoding XopAW family type III secretion system calcium-binding effector, translated as MISGVSSSNSYSSYTSSSATATASAASKKFQAELLAKLDTNGDGSISKDELSSAETSDSKNRVLVSLSKAFTSLDSNDDGSLDATELSAMVPPQPPAQPSTDVADKLLSYLDTNGSGSISSDELKTALSSTDSTADSSKLFAALDTNKDGTVSLDELSSALQASSGPPPPPPAQDSAAQLFSQLDANNDGSISASELSSALDSASASNSTSSTHSTTSANDSSSLLSSLDSDSSGSISLEELTSALTSTLSANASSASTGASTSSSTSATTVASTSTDTNLTGQNTTEAKHAAALALSKMIAELTQRYTTNGGKPVGNNLNVAA; from the coding sequence ATGATCAGTGGCGTCAGTAGCAGCAATAGTTATTCGAGTTACACCAGCTCAAGCGCGACGGCAACTGCCAGCGCGGCCAGTAAAAAGTTCCAGGCTGAGTTGCTGGCAAAACTGGACACCAATGGCGACGGTAGCATCAGCAAGGACGAACTGAGTTCAGCCGAGACGTCGGACAGCAAAAACCGTGTCTTGGTGAGCCTGAGCAAGGCCTTCACCAGCCTCGACAGCAATGACGACGGCAGCCTCGACGCGACCGAGTTGTCCGCCATGGTGCCACCTCAGCCGCCGGCGCAACCGTCCACCGACGTCGCCGATAAGCTGCTGAGCTATCTGGACACCAACGGCAGCGGCTCCATCAGCAGTGACGAACTGAAAACAGCCTTGAGCAGTACCGACAGTACAGCTGACAGCTCGAAACTGTTCGCCGCACTGGACACCAATAAAGACGGCACCGTCAGTCTTGATGAGCTGAGCAGCGCATTGCAGGCGTCCTCTGGACCACCGCCTCCGCCGCCTGCACAGGACTCCGCCGCTCAATTGTTTAGTCAGCTCGACGCCAACAACGATGGCAGCATCAGCGCCAGCGAGTTGAGCAGCGCACTGGACAGCGCATCCGCGAGCAATAGCACCAGCAGCACGCACTCAACTACCAGCGCCAACGACTCCAGCTCGCTATTGAGCAGTCTCGACAGCGACAGCAGCGGCAGCATCAGCCTTGAAGAATTGACGTCGGCGCTGACGAGCACCTTGAGTGCCAACGCTAGCAGTGCAAGTACGGGCGCTAGTACAAGCTCAAGTACAAGCGCCACCACCGTTGCAAGTACCAGCACGGACACCAACCTCACGGGGCAAAACACCACCGAAGCCAAACACGCCGCAGCCTTGGCGCTAAGCAAGATGATTGCTGAGCTGACTCAGCGTTACACCACCAACGGCGGCAAACCCGTCGGCAATAACCTGAACGTCGCAGCCTGA
- a CDS encoding HAMP domain-containing sensor histidine kinase translates to MIRSADTLFARLFGGALLAILLAHLLAFMWFMHYGPPPAPPHPPFAAEYGPPGPDVGPDFEHSRPPRMQHPPGPPPLFGGPIVPLVFQLITLVAAAWYGAKALSRPIRRMSEAAERLSENLDSPPLEITGPYEARKAAQTFNLMQQRIREQVQQRGRMLAAMSHDMRTPLSRLKLRVEHIEEPKLHGQMSQDLDDMINMLDATLTYLHEQRTRETPQLFDLQALAESLTENAQDQGDDVQCHGHCTPLMTQPMALRSCLNNLIDNALRYAGHAHIDIHDHPHQVQVRIIDRGPGIDPSQHESVFEPFFRVEGSRNRNSGGVGMGMTIAREAARRMGGDLQLEQTVGGGLTVVLNLPRPLS, encoded by the coding sequence TTGATCCGTTCAGCTGACACCCTGTTTGCCCGGCTTTTCGGCGGTGCATTGCTGGCAATCTTGCTGGCGCACCTGTTGGCCTTCATGTGGTTCATGCACTACGGCCCGCCGCCTGCGCCACCTCATCCGCCGTTTGCTGCAGAATACGGCCCGCCCGGCCCCGATGTCGGCCCCGACTTCGAGCACTCAAGACCGCCACGGATGCAGCACCCGCCAGGCCCACCACCCCTGTTCGGTGGGCCGATTGTGCCTTTAGTCTTTCAACTGATCACCTTGGTCGCGGCTGCCTGGTATGGCGCCAAGGCGCTAAGCCGACCGATTCGGCGCATGAGCGAAGCCGCCGAGCGTTTGAGCGAGAACCTCGACAGCCCGCCGCTGGAAATCACGGGGCCCTACGAGGCGCGCAAAGCCGCCCAGACTTTCAACCTGATGCAGCAGCGTATCCGCGAGCAGGTTCAGCAACGCGGGCGCATGCTTGCGGCCATGTCTCATGACATGCGCACGCCGCTGTCGCGCTTGAAGCTGCGGGTCGAACACATCGAAGAACCCAAGCTGCACGGGCAAATGTCCCAGGACCTGGACGACATGATCAACATGCTCGACGCCACCCTGACCTACCTGCACGAACAGCGCACCCGGGAAACGCCGCAACTGTTTGATCTGCAAGCGCTGGCCGAGTCCCTCACTGAAAACGCTCAGGATCAGGGTGACGATGTGCAGTGCCATGGCCACTGCACGCCGCTCATGACGCAACCGATGGCGTTGCGGTCCTGTTTGAACAATTTGATTGATAACGCCTTGCGCTACGCCGGTCATGCGCACATCGACATTCACGACCACCCGCATCAGGTCCAGGTTCGAATTATCGACCGGGGGCCCGGCATCGACCCCAGTCAACATGAATCGGTGTTCGAGCCGTTTTTCCGCGTTGAGGGTTCCCGTAACCGCAACTCCGGGGGTGTCGGCATGGGCATGACCATCGCCCGCGAAGCCGCACGGCGCATGGGCGGCGACCTGCAACTGGAGCAAACCGTTGGCGGCGGACTGACAGTGGTCCTCAATCTGCCTCGCCCGTTGTCGTAG
- a CDS encoding response regulator, protein MQLSPTPTPDNALAEERRWNIRALIVDDDVPIRELLCDYLARFNIQSRGVTDGVAMRQALTEETFDVVVLDLMLPGEDGLSLCRWLRSTSDIPILMLTARCEPTDRIIGLELGADDYMAKPFEPRELVARIQTVLRRVRDDRSEQRTVVRFDAWRLNSVMRQLTAPDGLVVPLSNAEFRLLSVFLERPRRVLSREQLLDAARGRTIDAFDRSIDLLVSRLRQKLGDDPKAPQLIKTVRGEGYLFDARDIG, encoded by the coding sequence ATGCAATTAAGCCCTACCCCCACACCCGACAACGCCCTGGCCGAAGAACGTCGCTGGAACATCCGTGCGCTGATCGTCGACGACGATGTGCCGATTCGCGAGCTGCTGTGCGATTACCTGGCGCGCTTCAATATTCAAAGCCGCGGCGTGACCGACGGCGTGGCGATGCGCCAGGCATTGACCGAAGAAACCTTCGACGTGGTGGTGCTCGACTTGATGCTGCCGGGGGAAGACGGCCTGTCGCTGTGTCGCTGGTTGCGAAGCACGTCAGACATTCCGATTTTGATGCTGACCGCCCGTTGCGAACCCACCGACCGCATCATTGGACTGGAACTGGGGGCCGATGACTACATGGCCAAGCCGTTCGAACCCCGGGAGCTAGTGGCCCGTATCCAGACCGTGTTACGCCGGGTGCGTGATGACCGCAGCGAGCAGCGCACCGTCGTTCGTTTCGATGCCTGGCGTTTGAACAGCGTCATGCGCCAACTGACCGCACCCGATGGCTTAGTGGTGCCGCTGTCCAACGCTGAATTCCGTTTATTGAGCGTATTCCTCGAACGTCCACGCCGAGTACTTTCCCGCGAACAATTGTTGGATGCTGCCCGTGGCCGGACGATTGATGCGTTCGATCGAAGCATTGATCTGCTGGTGTCTCGCCTGCGACAGAAACTCGGTGACGACCCAAAAGCGCCGCAACTGATCAAAACCGTACGGGGCGAAGGCTATCTGTTCGACGCCAGGGATATCGGTTGA
- a CDS encoding EAL domain-containing protein — protein MIDGQPLACFQPFIDTATGRIAGVEALGRLRQLDGQLLSVGPLFADPKSSPAILRRLDRAIRDNALSRLHEVPADWFLSLNISPRWISRLRPGQPLPSLKQLKRHGVAPQRIVFEITELVGDSQRLASVVARYREAGARIAIDDFGAGYSQLDRVLALQPDILKLDMRLFQAAARGGPSSDVVKALAQMAEKTGCWIIAEGVETEAELDFALECGSRYVQGFLFAKGELDFPPADAFVRRFGELRDRYVLKKLEERARLMTLRQQLGTLMNLLQRWAEGHAPVSDLPQLHDYPWFLRFYQCDRHGTQLTPNLEWRNGAWHADPSYLGHNWSWRPYFYQLLAEGWDDRRLTLSNTYRDATSNQYCLTAGQFFDNGQRLLLIDIDAAGL, from the coding sequence GTGATCGATGGGCAACCGCTAGCCTGCTTTCAGCCGTTCATCGATACCGCTACAGGCCGCATTGCCGGTGTCGAAGCCCTGGGTCGCCTGCGTCAACTTGATGGTCAACTGTTATCCGTTGGCCCGTTATTCGCTGACCCGAAAAGCTCTCCGGCGATTCTTCGCCGTCTTGACCGAGCCATCCGCGACAATGCCTTGAGCCGCCTGCATGAAGTCCCTGCTGACTGGTTTTTGAGCCTTAACATTTCGCCGCGCTGGATCAGTCGGCTTCGTCCCGGCCAGCCGCTCCCCAGCCTAAAACAGCTGAAGCGTCATGGTGTGGCGCCACAGCGCATCGTTTTCGAAATAACTGAGCTGGTCGGCGATAGCCAGCGCTTGGCCAGCGTCGTCGCACGCTACCGCGAAGCGGGGGCACGCATTGCTATCGATGATTTTGGCGCGGGCTATTCACAGTTGGATCGGGTGCTGGCGTTACAACCCGACATCTTGAAACTGGACATGCGTTTATTCCAGGCCGCTGCGAGGGGTGGTCCCAGCAGTGATGTGGTTAAAGCGCTCGCGCAGATGGCCGAAAAGACCGGATGCTGGATCATTGCCGAAGGCGTTGAAACCGAAGCTGAACTGGATTTCGCCCTGGAATGCGGATCACGTTACGTGCAGGGTTTTTTATTCGCCAAAGGTGAATTGGACTTCCCCCCCGCCGACGCATTTGTCCGGCGATTCGGCGAACTGCGTGACCGCTATGTGCTGAAAAAGCTGGAAGAGCGCGCTCGCCTCATGACCTTACGTCAGCAGTTGGGCACATTGATGAATCTCCTCCAACGTTGGGCGGAGGGTCATGCCCCTGTCAGTGATCTACCGCAGTTGCATGACTACCCTTGGTTTCTGCGCTTCTACCAATGTGATCGTCACGGAACCCAATTGACGCCAAACCTGGAATGGCGCAACGGCGCCTGGCACGCAGACCCCAGCTACCTGGGTCACAACTGGTCCTGGCGACCGTATTTTTACCAGCTGTTGGCTGAAGGATGGGACGACCGGCGCCTGACCCTCTCCAACACCTATCGCGACGCGACCAGCAACCAATACTGCCTGACTGCCGGACAGTTTTTCGACAATGGTCAACGTTTGTTGCTTATCGATATTGATGCAGCGGGGTTGTGA
- a CDS encoding phage holin family protein: MALGTESGPPPSDSTSTPRRLSAAFLGLLHSHVELFGIELQEQKSRTVSLFLFAGLALVFALLLFIGLSALVLILVWDTYRLAGIIGLCLFYTLAAAFCGMRLKAAIFDESSPFSATLEELANDRERLMP; this comes from the coding sequence ATGGCTTTGGGTACAGAATCAGGTCCACCCCCTTCGGACTCTACCTCTACGCCTCGGCGCTTGAGTGCTGCATTTCTGGGCTTGCTGCACAGCCATGTCGAATTGTTCGGCATTGAACTGCAAGAGCAAAAATCACGCACGGTCAGCCTGTTTCTCTTTGCGGGCTTGGCGCTGGTGTTCGCATTGTTGCTGTTCATAGGCCTATCGGCCCTGGTGTTGATCTTGGTATGGGACACTTACCGGCTCGCTGGCATCATCGGCCTGTGTCTGTTCTATACCTTGGCCGCAGCGTTCTGTGGCATGCGACTAAAAGCGGCGATCTTTGATGAGTCTTCACCCTTTAGCGCAACGCTCGAAGAACTGGCCAATGACCGTGAGCGACTGATGCCATGA
- a CDS encoding YqjD family protein, with the protein MARTTAQNAQEVLMADFQTLVSDTEKLLAHTATLAGDQADELRGQIHESLLKARETLKLTEESLRVRGKAAVVATEDYVQSNPWQSVGIAAGVGFLLGLLATRR; encoded by the coding sequence ATGGCCCGCACTACAGCGCAAAACGCTCAGGAAGTACTAATGGCTGACTTTCAGACATTGGTCAGTGACACGGAAAAGCTGCTGGCACACACCGCAACGTTAGCGGGTGATCAGGCTGATGAGTTGCGGGGGCAGATTCACGAAAGTCTGCTCAAGGCGCGGGAAACACTGAAGCTCACCGAAGAATCGCTCCGCGTGCGCGGCAAAGCGGCCGTAGTGGCCACCGAAGACTATGTGCAGAGCAATCCGTGGCAATCCGTTGGCATCGCAGCCGGCGTCGGGTTCTTGCTGGGTCTTCTGGCTACCAGGCGCTGA
- a CDS encoding ammonium transporter: protein MENLHSAADNLVQSSNTVFILLGAVMVLAMHAGFAFLEVGTVRHKNQVNALSKILSDFAMSTLAYFFIGYWISYGVSFLQPAAVISADHGYSLVKFFFLLTFAAAIPAIISGGVAERARFAPQMCATVLIVAFVYPFFEGVVWNGNFGLQAWLLARFGASFHDFAGSVVVHAMGGWLALAAVLLLGPRNGRYREGKLVAYPPSSIPFLALGSWILIVGWFGFNVMSAQTLQAVSGLVAVNSLMAMVGGTVAALIVGRNDPGFLHNGPLAGLVAICAGSDLMHPVGALITGVIAGALFVWCFTAAQVRWKIDDVLGVWPLHGLCGVWGGIACGIFGQTALGGLGGVSLVSQLIGSAAGVGVALLGGFVVYGAIKWVTGLRLTQEEEYYGADLSIHKIGSVSQD from the coding sequence ATGGAAAATCTACACAGTGCTGCGGACAATTTAGTCCAGAGCTCCAACACCGTTTTTATCTTGCTCGGCGCAGTCATGGTGTTAGCCATGCACGCTGGCTTCGCGTTTCTTGAGGTCGGTACCGTTCGCCATAAAAACCAGGTGAACGCGCTGTCGAAGATTCTCAGTGATTTTGCGATGTCGACGCTCGCGTACTTCTTTATAGGCTATTGGATTTCCTATGGGGTGAGTTTTCTACAGCCTGCCGCAGTAATCAGCGCTGATCACGGTTACAGCTTGGTGAAATTCTTTTTTCTGCTGACGTTCGCGGCGGCTATTCCAGCGATTATTTCCGGTGGGGTTGCTGAACGTGCGCGATTCGCCCCGCAGATGTGTGCAACCGTTTTGATCGTGGCGTTTGTTTACCCCTTTTTCGAAGGCGTTGTCTGGAACGGTAACTTTGGCCTGCAAGCCTGGTTGTTGGCCCGTTTCGGCGCCAGCTTTCACGACTTTGCCGGTTCGGTTGTCGTGCATGCTATGGGCGGTTGGCTGGCTTTGGCCGCAGTGCTGTTGTTGGGTCCCCGTAACGGGCGTTATCGAGAGGGAAAGTTGGTGGCGTATCCACCTTCAAGTATTCCTTTTTTGGCGCTGGGCTCGTGGATTTTGATCGTCGGTTGGTTCGGCTTTAATGTCATGAGCGCTCAAACCCTGCAGGCCGTAAGCGGGCTGGTGGCCGTCAACTCACTGATGGCGATGGTAGGTGGCACTGTTGCGGCACTGATTGTTGGTCGTAACGATCCGGGGTTTCTGCACAATGGTCCGTTGGCGGGGTTGGTGGCGATCTGTGCCGGATCAGACTTGATGCACCCCGTTGGCGCTTTAATAACCGGCGTAATTGCCGGCGCCTTGTTTGTCTGGTGTTTCACCGCCGCCCAAGTGCGCTGGAAAATTGATGACGTGCTGGGTGTGTGGCCGTTACATGGTTTGTGCGGCGTTTGGGGGGGTATCGCCTGCGGCATCTTTGGACAAACAGCGCTGGGTGGATTGGGCGGTGTCAGTCTGGTTAGCCAATTGATCGGCAGCGCGGCGGGGGTAGGCGTGGCGCTGCTCGGTGGCTTCGTCGTTTATGGTGCAATCAAGTGGGTGACCGGCCTGCGCTTGACCCAGGAGGAGGAGTACTACGGTGCCGACTTGTCGATACACAAGATCGGATCGGTCAGTCAGGATTGA
- a CDS encoding glutaredoxin family protein gives MPPECQLLGTLGCHLCEVAEAELLPLVEHGLMVELIDIGESEAMFEDYGLRIPVLRRIDTGAELDWPFDAEQVVTFLR, from the coding sequence ATGCCTCCTGAATGCCAGCTATTGGGCACCCTCGGGTGTCACTTGTGTGAAGTCGCCGAAGCGGAACTGTTGCCTTTGGTCGAGCACGGTTTAATGGTCGAGCTGATCGATATCGGCGAGAGTGAAGCGATGTTCGAGGACTACGGGCTGCGTATTCCGGTGCTGCGCCGCATCGATACCGGTGCCGAGCTGGACTGGCCTTTCGATGCCGAACAGGTGGTGACGTTTCTTCGTTAG
- a CDS encoding transcriptional regulator, producing the protein MVNVEQLKNSVNHMSAEVVSEAVLELRMDGLVTEGKTPFTKVHFNTCFAEIEALFQRAGYHRQLDVVGYQGLLYALYDPARWEAVDVLRWLKEFTEAAAAQSQVLARC; encoded by the coding sequence ATGGTCAATGTCGAACAATTGAAAAACAGCGTGAATCACATGTCGGCCGAGGTGGTCAGCGAAGCCGTGCTGGAGTTACGCATGGATGGCTTGGTCACCGAGGGCAAAACCCCGTTTACCAAAGTGCATTTCAATACCTGTTTCGCCGAAATCGAAGCGCTGTTTCAACGTGCAGGTTATCACCGTCAGTTGGATGTGGTCGGTTATCAGGGCCTGCTTTACGCGTTATACGACCCTGCACGCTGGGAAGCAGTGGACGTATTGCGTTGGTTAAAAGAGTTTACTGAAGCCGCTGCGGCGCAAAGCCAGGTGCTGGCTCGGTGCTAG